The Pan paniscus chromosome 15, NHGRI_mPanPan1-v2.0_pri, whole genome shotgun sequence genome includes a window with the following:
- the RTN1 gene encoding reticulon-1 isoform X2 — protein MQATADSTKMDCVWSNWKSQAIDLLYWRDIKQTGIVFGSFLLLLFSLTQFSVVSVVAYLALAALSATISFRIYKSVLQAVQKTDEGHPFKAYLELEITLSQEQIQKYTDCLQFYVNSTLKELRRLFLVQDLVDSLKFAVLMWLLTYVGALFNGLTLLLMAVVSMFTLPVVYVKHQAQIDQYLGLVRTHINAVVAKIQAKIPGAKRHAE, from the exons CTATTGACCTGCTGTATTGGCGGGACATCAAGCAGACGGGCATCGTGTTTGGGAGTTTCCTGCTGCTGCTCTTCTCCCTGACCCAGTTCAGCGTGGTGAGCGTCGTGGCCTACCTGGCCCTGGCCGCACTCTCAGCCACCATCAGTTTCCGCATCTACAAGTCTGTTTTACAAGCTGTGCAGAAAACCGACGAGGGCCACCCTTTCAA GGCCTACTTGGAGCTTGAGATCACCCTTTCTCAGGAGCAGATTCAGAAGTACACGGACTGCCTGCAGTTCTACGTGAACAGCACACTTAAGGAACTGAGGAGGCTCTTCCTTGTCCAGGACCTGGTGGATTCCTTAAAA TTTGCAGTCCTGATGTGGCTCCTGACCTACGTTGGCGCTCTCTTCAATGGCCTGACCCTGCTCCTCATGG CTGTGGTTTCAATGTTTACTCTACCTGTAGTGTATGTTAAGCACCAG gcACAGATTGACCAATATCTGGGACTTGTGAGGACTCACATAAATGCTGTTGTGGCAAA GATTCAGGCTAAAATCCCAGGCGCTAAGAGGCACGCTGAGTAA